A genomic region of Parambassis ranga chromosome 7, fParRan2.1, whole genome shotgun sequence contains the following coding sequences:
- the LOC114437942 gene encoding cytochrome P450 3A40-like has product MGYFLDFSMETWTLIVIVLTLIMVYGYAPYGFFKKLGIPGPKPLPFIGTFLEYRKGVHNFDTKCYQEYGKIWGLYDGRQPLLAVMDTDMLKTILVKECYTVFTNRRDFVLNGPLRDAVSIVEDDQWKRIRSILSPSFTSGRLKEMYGIMLKHSSNLINCLRKKVEADEVIEVKEVFGPYSMDVVTSTAFSVDIDSINHPSDPFVANIKRMVKFNFLNPLVVFVVLFPFLLPILGKMDVTFFPADVLKFFYSFLKTIKSDRKKNEHKSRVDFMQLMVDYQTSENNTEKGQQKSLNDNEILAQAMIFIFAGYETSSSALGFISYNLATHPDIQKTLQEEIDETFPEKSQPTYEGLMEMEYLDMVVNETMRLYPIANRLERMSKVSVEINGVAIPKGTTILVPVYTLHRDPTLWPEPEVFKPERFSKENKDNIDPYAFLPFGAGPRNCIGMRFAVLMMKLAIVEILQNFSFVTCEETDIPMELGNNGFTQSKNPIKLKLEPRTS; this is encoded by the exons ATGGGTTACTTTCTGGACTTTTCCATGGAGACCTGGACTTTAATAGTAATTGTCCTAACTCTCATCATGGT GTATGGCTATGCTCCATATGGGTTTTTCAAGAAGTTAGGCATCCCCGGACCAAAACCTTTACCCTTTATTGGGACGTTTTTGGAGTACAGAAAG GGCGTCCACAACTTTGACACAAAATGCTATCAGGAGTATGGGAAGATTTGGGG GTTGTATGACGGCAGGCAGCCTCTACTCGCTGTCATGGACACTGACATGTTAAAAACAATCCTGGTGAAGGAGTGCTACACTGTTTTCACCAACCGACGG gATTTTGTCCTGAATGGACCATTACGTGATGCTGTATCAATAGTGGAAGATGATCAATGGAAGAGAATCCGCAGCATACTCTCTCCATCATTTACAAGTGGACGTCTGAAAGAG ATGTACGGCATAATGTTGAAGCACTCTAGTAATTTGATCAATTGTTTGCGCAAAAAAGTGGAGGCAGATGAAGTCATTGAGGTCAAAGA AGTATTTGGACCTTATAGTATGGATGTTGTGACCAGCACTGCCTTCAGTGTTGACATTGATTCCATCAATCATCCCTCTGACCCTTTTGTAGCAAACATTAAAAGAATGGTGAAGTTTAACTTCCTGAATCCTCTGGTTGTGTTTGTAG TTCTGTTTCCATTCTTGTTACCAATTCTTGGAAAGATGGACGTGACATTCTTCCCTGCTGATGTGTTGAAGTTCTTCTACAGCTTTCTAAAGACAATCAAGTCAGACCGGAAAAAGAATGAACACAAA AGTCGAGTGGACTTCATGCAGCTGATGGTGGATTATCAAACTTCAGAGAACAACACAGAGAAAGGacaacaaaaaa gCTTGAATGATAATGAGATTCTGGCTCAGGCCATGATATTCATCTTTGCTGGTTATGAAACCAGTAGCAGCGCACTGGGCTTCATATCTTACAACCTGGCAACCCACCCTGACATACAAAAGACCCTGCAAGAGGAGATTGATGAAACCTTCCCAGAGAAG AGTCAGCCAACATATGAAGGCCTGATGGAGATGGAGTATCTGGACATGGTGGTGAATGAAACCATGAGGCTGTACCCTATTGCTAATCGACTTGAAAGAATGTCAAAGGTCTCTGTTGAAATAAACGGTGTGGCCATCCCTAAGGGAACCACCATCTTGGTACCAGTTTACACTCTCCATCGTGACCCTACTCTGTGGCCTGAGCCTGAGGTCTTCAAACCTGAGAG GTTCAGCAAAGAGAACAAAGACAACATAGATCCCTACGCCTTCCTGCCCTTTGGAGCAGGACCAAGGAATTGTATTGGCATGAGATTTGCTGTCTTGATGATGAAGCTGGCCATTGTGGAGATCCTTCAGAACTTCAGTTTTGTCACCTGCGAGGAAACTGAT ATTCCAATGGAGCTGGGAAATAATGGATTTACCCAATCCAAgaatccaatcaagctgaagcTGGAGCCCAGAACAAGCTAA